The proteins below come from a single Plasmodium sp. gorilla clade G2 genome assembly, chromosome: 13 genomic window:
- a CDS encoding carbamoyl phosphate synthetase, which yields MTSEFWPDLDFKTVGRLILEDGNEFVGYSVGYEGCNGNSNISSDEEYKNIINNKNNNNSYITNDDNNLRDDLLFKNSRLENEDYIVTGEVIFNTAMVGYPEALTDPSYFGQILVLTFPSIGNYGIEKVKHDETFGLVQNFESNKIQVQGLIICEYSKQSYHYNSYITLSEWLKIYKIPCIGGIDTRALTKLLREKGSMLGKIVIYKNRQHINKLYKEINLFNPGNIDTLKYVCNHFIRVIKLNNISYNYKNKEEFNYTNEMITNDSSLEDHDNDINSSVSNFNNCPSFSSFDKSDLKNVINHTLLRDKINLITSSEEYLKDLHSNCNFNNASHKNDAFFKMYGICEYDKYLIDLEENATFHNNNVDQYGYYDVNKNTNITYNNKTEQNNNNNKNNTNNESNNESNNDQIDCINKDVNNNMNSKFHNNQYNNNNNNENNSEDTKFNLNNDYSTYTRSKMKNEEFLNLVNKRKVDNKEKIIVIVDCGIKNSIIKNLIRQGMDLPLTYIIVPYYYNFNHIDYDAVLLSNGPGDPKKCDFLIKNLRDSLKKNKIIFGICLGNQLLGISLGCDTYKMKYGNRGVNQPVIQLVDNICYITSQNHGYCLKKKSILRRKELAISYINANDKSVEGISHKNGRFYSVQFHPEGNNGPEDTSFLFKNFLLDIFNKKKQYREHLGHNIIYIKKKVLLLGSGGLCIGQAGEFDYSGTQAIKSLKECGIYVILVNPNIATVQTSKGLADKVYFLPVNCEFVEKIIKKEKPDFILCTFGGQTALNCALMLDQKKVLKKNNCLCLGTSLESIRITENRTLFAEKLKEINERIAPYGSAKNVNEAIDIANKIGYPILVRTTFSLGGLNSSFINNEEELVEKCNKIFLQTDNEIFIDKSLQGWKEIEYELLRDNKNNCIAICNMENIDPLGIHTGDSIVVAPSQTLSNYEYYKFREIALKVITHLNIIGECNIQFGINPKTGEYCIIEVNARLSRSSALASKATGYPLAYISAKIALGYDLISLKNSITKKTTACFEPSLDYITTKIPRWDLNKFEFASNTMNSSMKSVGEVMSIGRTFEESIQKSLRCIDDNYLGFSNTYCIDWDEKKIIEELKNPSPKRIDAIHQAFHLNMSMDKIHELTHIDYWFLHKFYNIYNLQNKLKKLKLEQLSFYDLKYFKKHGFSDKQIAHYLSFNTTDNNNNNININNSCRVTENDVMKYREKLGLFPHIKVIDTLSAEFPALTNYLYLTYQGQEHDVLPLNMKRKKIYMLNNKRNANKKKTRVKNTLYNELVHNKGTKLHKENNNMNYENIENKSKLNKQSQGYYNSSRSINTNNINIENNISHDISINKNVNVTINDSNNSITNNENHETNLNCVSERAGSHNIYAKEEKSIASDETNILSAQNSNNNFSCNIENMNKPNVDVGVLENDNKKREDINTTTVFLEGQNNDINNKNKKNISSLKGDEADFVMVDVKREKNMVGKNINDEYKTFKKNKSKDIGSNNNMDDELSNGTSHSTNDHLYLDNFNTSDEEMGNKNMDMYLSKQKSISNKNPGNSYYVVDSVYNNEYKINKMKELIDNENLNDNNDNNHNMNCPNYNNGNAFENGNDNLENDCIEKYMDRTYKNYNGLHNRRSTNERMMLMVNNEKENKNEKRHRNGLNNKNKVKNKGRNKEKKNYHNINNIMNNEYNSNNIESKFNNFVGVKNEKEYYQDENDIYYFTHSSEGNNDDLDSDNYLSNEELDTDDYDDDYYYDEDDVDDVDDVDDVDDMDDVDDVDEVEEDNDYFNDDGYDSYNSLSSSKMSEMSSAIGSENENIFNEKYNDIGFKIIDNRNEKEKDKKKCFIVLGCGCYRIGSSVEFDWSAIHCVKTIRKLNHKAILINCNPETVSTDYDESDRLYFDEITTEVIKFIYNFENSNGVIIAFGGQTSNNLVFSLYKNNVNILGSSAQSVDCCENRNKFSHLCDSLKIDQPKWNKFTRLSKAIQFANEVKFPVLVRPSYVLSGAAMRVVNSFEELKNFLMKAAIVSKDNPVVISKFIENAKEIEIDCVSKNGKIINYAISEHVENAGVHSGDATLILPAQNIYVETHRKIKKISEKISKSLNISGPFNIQFICHQNEIKIIECNLRASRTFPFISKALNLNFIDLATRILMGYDVKPINISLIDLEYTAVKSPIFSFNRLHGSDCILGVEMKSTGEVACFGLNKYEALLKSLIATGMKLPKKSILISIKNLNNKLAFEEPFQLLFLMGFTIYATEGTYDFYSKFLESFNVNKGSKFHQRLIKVHNKNAENISPNTTDLIMNHKVEMVINITDTLKTKVSSNGYKIRRLASDFQVPLITNMKLCSLFIDSLYRKFSRQKERKSFYTIKSYDEYISLV from the exons ATGACTTCAGAATTTTGGCCAGATTtag ATTTTAAAACAGTTGGAAGGTTAATTCTTGAAGACGGTAACGAATTTGTAGGTTACAGTGTAGGTTATGAAGGGTGTAATGGCAATTCTAATATATCATCTGATgaggaatataaaaatattattaataataagaataataataattcatatattacGAATGATGATAACAATTTGAGAgatgatttattatttaaaaatagtaGATTAGAAAATGAAGATTATATTGTTACAGGTGAagttatatttaatacaGCTATGGTTGGATATCCTGAAGCTTTAACTGACCCAAGTTATTTTGGTCAAATCTTAGTTTTAACATTTCCATCTATTGGTAATTATGGTATTGAAAAAGTAAAACATGATGAAACTTTTGGATTAGTACAAAATTTTGAAAGTAATAAAATTCAAGTACAAGGATTAATTATTTGTGAATATTCGAAGCAATCATATCATTACAATTCTTATATTACTTTAAGTGAATGGTTAAAGATTTACAAAATTCCATGTATAGGTGGTATAGATACAAGAGCATTAACAAAACTTTTAAGAGAAAAAGGTAGTATGTTAGGtaaaattgttatatataaaaacagacaacatataaataaattatataaagaaattaatCTTTTTAATCCTGGTAATATAGATACTCttaaatatgtatgtaaTCATTTTATACGTGTTATTAagttaaataatatttcatataattataaaaataaagaagaatttAATTATACAAATGAAATGATTACTAATGATTCATCTTTAGAAGATcatgataatgatataaatagtaGTGTttctaattttaataattgtcCAAGTTTCTCTAGTTTTGACAAAAGTGATCttaaaaatgttattaatCATACATTGTTAAGAGATAAAATAAACTTAATAACATCTTCTGAAGAATATCTAAAAGATCTTCATAGTAATTGTAACTTTAATAATGCTAGTCATAAAAATGATGCCTTTTTTAAGATGTATGGTATATgtgaatatgataaatatttaattgacCTTGAAGAGAATGCTAcctttcataataataatgtagatCAATATGGATATTatgatgtaaataaaaatacaaatattacatataacaataaaacaGAACAAAAcaataacaacaacaaaaataACACTAACAATGAAAGTAACAATGAAAGTAACAATGATCAGATTGATTGTATAAATAAggatgttaataataatatgaatagtaaGTTTCATAACAaccaatataataataataataataatgagaatAATAGTGAAGATAccaaatttaatttaaataatgattattCTACTTATACTAGAAgcaaaatgaaaaatgaagaattcCTTAATTTAGTAAACAAGAGAAAAGTAGacaataaagaaaaaattattgttattgttGATTGTGGTATTAAAAAtagtataataaaaaatttaataagaCAAGGTATGGATCTTCCATTGACTTATATTATTGTAccttattattacaattttaATCATATAGATTATGATGCAGTTCTTTTATCTAATGGTCCTGGAGATCCTAAAAAGTGTGATTTCCTTATAAAGAATTTAAGAGatagtttaaaaaaaaataaaattatatttggtATTTGCTTAGGTAATCAGCTATTAGGTATCTCATTAGGTTGTGAcacatataaaatgaaatatggTAATAGAGGTGTTAATCAACCTGTAATACAATTAGtagataatatatgttatattacaTCACAAAATCATGGatattgtttaaaaaaaaaatcaatatTAAGAAGAAAAGAACTTGCGATTAGTTATATAAATGCTAATGATAAATCTGTAGAAGGTATTTCACATAAAAATGGAAGATTTTATAGTGTTCAATTTCATCCTGAAGGTAATAATGGTCCTGAAGatacatcatttttatttaagaaTTTTCTTTTAGATATctttaataagaaaaagcAATATAGAGAACATTTAggacataatattatttatataaaaaagaaagttCTTCTTTTAGGTAGTGGTGGTTTATGTATAGGTCAAGCAGGTGAATTTGATTATTCAGGAACACAAGCAATTAAGAGTTTAAAAGAATGTggtatatatgttattttagtTAATCCTAATATAGCAACAGTACAAACATCAAAAGGATTAGCTGATAAAGTATATTTTCTTCCTGTTAATTGTGAATTtgtagaaaaaattattaaaaaggaaaaacctgattttattttatgtacgTTTGGTGGTCAGACAGCTTTAAATTGTGCTTTAATGTTAGatcaaaaaaaagtattGAAAAAGAATAATTGTCTATGTTTAGGTACATCTTTAGAATCTATCAGAATAACAGAAAATAGAACATTATTTGCTGAAAagttaaaagaaataaatgaaagAATAGCTCCATATGGTAGTGCAAAAAATGTTAATGAAGCTATTGATATAGCTAATAAAATAGGATATCCAATATTAGTACGTACAACATTTTCGTTAGGAGGATTAAATAGtagttttattaataatgaagaagagTTAGttgaaaaatgtaataaaatatttttacaaactgataatgaaatatttatagataAATCATTACAAGGATGGAAAGAAATagaatatgaattattaagagataataaaaataattgtatagctatatgtaatatggaaaatatagATCCATTAGGTATACATACAGGAGATAGTATAGTTGTAGCACCTTCACAAACATTAAgtaattatgaatattataaatttagaGAAATAGCATTAAAGGTAATTacacatttaaatattataggAGAATGTAATATTCAATTTGGTATAAATCCAAAAACAGGAGAATATTGTATTATTGAAGTTAATGCTAGGTTAAGTAGAAGTTCAGCATTAGCATCTAAAGCTACTGGTTATCCACTTGCTTATATATCAGCAAAAATAGCTTTAGGATATGATTTAATAAGTTTAAAAAATAGTATAACTAAAAAAACAACTGCCTGTTTTGAACCATCTCTCGATTATATTACAACCAAAATTCCACGATGGGATTTAAACAAATTTGAATTTGCTTCAAATACAATGAATAGTAGTATGAAAAGTGTAGGAGAAGTTATGTCTATAGGTCGAACCTTTGAAGAATCTATACAAAAATCATTAAGATGTattgatgataattatttagGATTTAGTAATACTTATTGTATAGATTGGgatgaaaagaaaattattgaagaattaaaaaatccTTCACCAAAAAGAATTGACGCTATACATCAAGCTTTCCATTTGAATATGTCTATGGATAAAATACATGAACTCACACATATTGATTATTGGTTCttacataaattttataatatatataatttacaaaataagttgaaaaaattaaaattggAGCAATTATCTTTTTATGATTTGAAGTATTTTAAGAAGCATGGTTTTAGTGACAAGCAAATAGCTCACTACTTATCCTTCAACACaactgataataataataataatattaatattaataactcTTGTAGGGTTACAGAAAATGATGTTATGAAATATAGAGAAAAGCTAGGATTATTTCCACATATTAAAGTTATTGATACATTATCAGCCGAATTTCCTGCTTTAactaattatttatatctaacTTATCAAGGTCAAGAACATGATGTTCTCCCATTAAATATGAAGAGGAAGAAAATATACATgcttaataataaaagaaatgcaaataaaaaaaaaacacgtGTCAAGAAcacattatataatgaattagTTCATAATAAGGGTACAAAATTAcacaaagaaaataataatatgaattatgaaaatatagaaaataaatctAAATTGAATAAACAATCACAGGGATATTATAATTCTTCTAGATCTAtcaatacaaataatattaatatagaaaataatatttctcatgatatatctataaacaaaaatgtaAACGTTACAATAAATGATTCCAATAATTCTATaacaaataatgaaaatcaTGAAACTAATCTAAATTGTGTATCTGAAAGAGCAGGTAgccataatatatatgctaaagaagaaaaaagtaTAGCATCTGATGaaacaaatattttaagtgcacaaaattcaaataataatttctcatgtaatattgaaaatatgaataaaccAAACGTTGATGTTGGTGTATTAGAAAAtgataacaaaaaaagaGAAGATATAAATACCACAACAGTATTCTTAGAAGgtcaaaataatgatattaataataagaataagaaGAATATCTCTTCATTGAAAGGTGATGAAGCAGATTTTGTGATGGTAGATGTAAAAAGGGAAAAGAATATGgttggaaaaaatataaatgatgaatataaaacatttaagaaaaataaatctaAAGATATTggatcaaataataatatggacgATGAATTATCCAATGGAACATCACATTCAACTAatgatcatttatatttagatAATTTTAATACGTCAGATGAAGAAAtgggaaataaaaatatggatatGTATTTATCAAAGCAAAAAAGTATATCTAATAAAAACCCTGGTAATTCTTATTATGTTGTAGATtctgtatataataatgaatacaaaattaataaaatgaaagaatTAATAGATAACgaaaatttaaatgataataatgataataatcataatatgaattgtcctaattataataatggtaACGCATTTGAAAATGGAAATGATAATTTAGAGAATGATTGTATTGAGAAATATATGGATcgtacatataaaaattataacggTTTACATAATAGAAGAAGTACAAATGAGAGGATGATGCTTATggtaaataatgaaaaggaGAACAAGAATGAGAAACGACATAGAAATggtttaaataataaaaataaagtgaAGAATAAGGGAAGAAATAAagagaaaaagaattatcataatataaataatataatgaataatgaatataatagtaataatattgaatcaaagtttaataattttgttggtgttaaaaatgaaaaagaatattatcaagatgaaaatgatatatattattttacacATTCATCAGAAGGAAATAATGACGATTTAGATAGtgataattatttaagtAATGAAGAATTAGATACTGatgattatgatgatgattattattatgatgaagatgatgtaGATGATGTAGATGATGTAGATGATGTGGATGATATGGATGATGTGGATGATGTGGATGAAGTTGAAGAGGATAATGATTATTTTAACGATGATGGTTATGATAGCTATAATTCTTTATCATCGTCAAAAATGTCAGAAATGTCATCTGCTATCGGTtcagaaaatgaaaatatatttaatgaaaaatataatgatataggTTTCAAAATAATCGATAATAGGAATGAAAAGGAGaaagataaaaagaaatgttTTATTGTATTAGGTTGTGGTTGTTATCGTATTGGTAGTTCTGTTGAATTTGATTGGAGTGCTATACATTGTGTGAAGACAATAAGAAAATTAAACCATAAAgctattttaataaattgtaATCCAGAAACGGTGAGTACAGATTATGATGAAAGTGATCgtttatattttgatgaaATAACAACAGAggttataaaatttatatataactttgAAAATAGTAATGGTGTAATTATAGCTTTTGGTGGTCAAACATCAAATAATTTAGTATTtagtttatataaaaataatgtaaatatattaggTTCAAGTGCTCAAAGTGTTGATTGCTGTGAAAATAGGAATAAATTCTCACACTTATGTGATTCCTTAAAAATTGATCAACCTAAATGGAATAAATTTACAAGATTATCGAAGGCTATACAATTTGCTAATGAAGTAAAATTTCCTGTATTAGTAAGACCATCTTATGTATTATCTGGTGCAGCTATGAGAGTTGTAAATAGTtttgaagaattaaaaaactTTTTAATGAAAGCAGCTATAGTTAGTAAAGATAATCCTGTTGTTATATCAAAATTTATTGAGAATGCTAAAGAAATAGAAATAGATTGTGTTAGTAAAAATggtaaaataattaattatgcTATTTCTGAACATGTTGAAAATGCTGGTGTACATTCAGGTGATGCAACCTTAATATTACCtgcacaaaatatatatgttgaaaCACataggaaaataaaaaaaatatccgaaaaaatatcaaaatcattaaatatatctgGTCCATTTAATATACAATTTATATGTCATCAAAATGagataaaaattatagaatGTAATTTAAGAGCATCTAGAACTTTTCCATTTATATCAAAAGCTTTAAATCTAAATTTTATAGATTTAGCTACAAGGATATTAATGGGTTATGATGTCAAACcaattaatatatcattaattGATTTAGAATATACAGCTGTGAAATCAccaattttttcatttaatagaTTACATGGATCAGATTGTATATTAGGTGTAGAAATGAAATCTACAGGTGAAGTAGCATGTTTTggtttaaataaatatgaagcTTTATTAAAATCATTAATAGCTACAGGTATGAAATTACCTAAAAAATCAATACTTATaagtattaaaaatttaaataataaattagcTTTTGAAGAACCATTCcagttattatttttaatgggATTTACAATATATGCAACTGAAGGTACATATGATTTCTATTCTAAATTTTTAGAATCTTTTAATGTTAATAAAGGTTCTAAATTTCATCAAAGACTTATTAAagttcataataaaaatgcaGAAAATATTTCACCAAATACAACAGATTTAATTATGAATCATAAAGTTGAAAtggttataaatataactgATACATTAAAAACAAAAGTTAGTTCTAATGGTTATAAAATTAGAAGATTAGCATCAGATTTTCAGGTACCTTTAATAACGAATATGAAACTTTGTTCTCTTTTTATTGATtcattatatagaaaattcTCAAGACAAAAGGAGAGAAAATCATTCTATACAATAAAGAGTTATGACGAATATATAAGTTTGGTATAA